GCGGGCGAGTTGCGCGGCGGTGCGGCGGGCGGCGGCGAGGTCGCGGAGAAGGCGCGAGAGCGGGGCGTAGCAGGCGGCGGGCGAGAAATGCGTGTAGGCGGCGGCGGAGAGTTGCGCGGCGGCGCCGGCGGCGGCCTCGGGGGAGCCGAGCAGGGCGGCGGTGGCGGCGGCGAAACCGGCGGGCGTGTCGGCGACGCGCAGCGCCGGACGAAGCATCACGGGGCACGTGGCGATGGCGGTGGTTCGATGGCGCGGGGGTGATGACGGGCGCGGGCGTAGGCGTCGGCCAGGTCGGGCAGGCGGCCGAGCTTTTCGACGCCGGCGGGAAGATCGTCGGGAAGCGCGGCGCAGATGGTGCCGGCGACGAGGAGGCGGGTTTGCGGCGCGACGACACGGAGGAGCGGCCAGGTTTCGCGGAGAAACCAGTCGAGGCCGCGGCGGTTGGACGCGTGGGGGCTGCCGACGAAAAGCACGTCGGGCGCGGAAGCAGGCGGGAGCGGGCGGGGGCGGACGGAGATGGGCGCGGTGACGACCGGCGTGCCGGGAAGGAGGCGGCGGAAAAGCGCGGCCTCAATATCCTGGATGGCGACAATGGCGTCGGCCGTGGAGAGGGCGCGGGTTTCATATTCGACGGTGGTGCGTTCGTTGAGGATTTCAACGGGCCGGCCGTCGCGGATGTGGAGCTGACGGTGCCAGACATCGTTGGTGAGGACGGCGACCGGCGGGCGGGAGGTCGAGGGCTGACCGGGAGTCGAGGCCATCCACGCGTAGTTGACGAGGATGGCATCGGGACGGAAACGGGCGGCGGCGCGCTGGACGGCGCGGATTTCGGCGAGGGAGGCGGGGGCGTTCCACGCGGCGCGATTGCGGCAGGGCTGGGCGGCAAGGTCGGCGGGAGGGCGGCGGCGGGAGATGTCGATGCGGGCGTGAGCCAGGGCCGTCTTGGCGGCATGGAGGGCGCGGGCCTTGGCAGGAAGCCAGAGGATGCCGGGACGCCAGTAAAGCGATCCGAGGCGGCGCATGTCCATGATGTCGAGGGTGAAGGCGGAGCGGTCACGGCGCGGGCGCCGCCAGAAGCCGCGGGTGGGAAAGAGATCGGGCGGTTCCGTCCAGATGGTGTGGATGCGGAAGTGGTCACGGGAAAGATAGTCGAGGAGGTCGGAGAGATACGCGCCGGAACCGGACTCACCGGCAAGCGGAGAAGTGCGGGTGGCGACAAGGAGGCGGGTGGACTTGCGTGGCTGCATGGCGGTTGTTAGTGGAGGCTGGAGGGCTGGTGGACGGCAGGGCCGGAGAGAAAGCATGAAGGAAAACGGCCCGCGTCACTTGGGTGGCGCGCGCCGGCCGGGGGAAGGGAGCTTCTGATCGGATACGCATGGATGGTGGCGAAGGAGAGGCGGACGGCATGGCGGACGAGGACGGTCTGTATTTGAAATCAGGATACCAATTCGGCGATGGGCTGGGGGCGGACGGCGCCGAAGCCGCGGTCGCTGACGTTGTCGGCGCGGCTGGTGTGCACTTCCCAGATGGCGCAGTTGTTCACGGCATCGAGGCAGTTGTGTCCGTCATAAATGGCGGAGTTTATGTTGTAGTTGCCGGGCTGGAGCGGCCAGTAGTCGAGGCCGACGCGGACGCGGTGGCGGCCGGGGCCGAGTTTCCAGGGTTCGCGGTGGGTGTCGCTGTCGAGGGTAAGGAGGCGCTGGCCTTCGAGGGTGTCGAAACCGAGGCCGACGGTGAGGCCGTCGACGGGTTCCTTCAGGTCGAAGGCGATCTCGATGTAGCCGGGGCGTCCGTAGGCGAGCTGGCTGTCGTCGCCGGCGATGGAGAGGGTGAGAAGACGGGCGGCGCGGCCGCGGCGGAGCTTGCGCTCGCGGTCCTCGATGGCGACGAGTCCGGGCGAGGCGGCGTAGGCGCTGGTGTAATGGTCGATGGCCTCGTCGATGGGGAGGACGAGGTTGGGCTTCCCGCGCTCAAGGAACACGCAGCGGGAGCAGAGCCGGCGGATGGCCGTCATGTTGTGGCTGACGAAGAGGATGGTGCGTCCGCCGCCCTGGGAAATGTTTTCCATTTTGCCGAGGCACTTGCGCTGGAAGTCGGCGTCGCCGACGGCGAGAACCTCGTCAACGAGCAGGATCTCGGGCTCGAGGTGCGCGGCGACGGCGAAGGCGAGGCGCACATACATGCCGGAGGAGTAGCGCTTGACGGGGGTGTCGATGAAGGGGCCGATTTCGGAGAAGGCGACGATCTCGTCGAATTTGCGGGCGATCTCGGCCTTGCGCATGCCGAGGATGGCGCCGTTGAGGAAGATGTTGTCGCGGCCGGTGAGCTCGGGGTGGAAGCCGGTGCCGACCTCGAGCAGGGAGGCGAGACGGCCGCGGAGGGTGATTTCGCCGGTGGTGGGCTCGGTGATGCGGGAGAGGATTTTGAGCAGGGTGGACTTGCCGGCGCCGTTGCGGCCGATGACGCCGACGACCTCGCCGGGGCGCACGTCGAAGCTGATGTCGCGGAGCGCCCAGAAATCGGACGGCGCGGGGCGGGCGTCGAGATCGGCGGCGCGCACGACGCCGTTGCGGCGGGGACGCAGCCGGGCGAAAAGGCGCTGCACCTCGTCGCGAAAGCTGCTCATGCCGATCACGCCGAGTCGGTATTTCTTGGAGACGTTTTTAACCTCGATGATGGGTTGGCTCATTTGTTGAAAAAGGGTCAGCGGACTGCGCGTATGCGGAAAGGTGGCGGAAGTGGCGGCGCTTTCCCAAAGGGCGAGGTAACGGGT
This genomic stretch from Termitidicoccus mucosus harbors:
- a CDS encoding glycosyltransferase family 4 protein, which codes for MQPRKSTRLLVATRTSPLAGESGSGAYLSDLLDYLSRDHFRIHTIWTEPPDLFPTRGFWRRPRRDRSAFTLDIMDMRRLGSLYWRPGILWLPAKARALHAAKTALAHARIDISRRRPPADLAAQPCRNRAAWNAPASLAEIRAVQRAAARFRPDAILVNYAWMASTPGQPSTSRPPVAVLTNDVWHRQLHIRDGRPVEILNERTTVEYETRALSTADAIVAIQDIEAALFRRLLPGTPVVTAPISVRPRPLPPASAPDVLFVGSPHASNRRGLDWFLRETWPLLRVVAPQTRLLVAGTICAALPDDLPAGVEKLGRLPDLADAYARARHHPRAIEPPPSPRAP
- a CDS encoding ABC transporter ATP-binding protein, producing MSQPIIEVKNVSKKYRLGVIGMSSFRDEVQRLFARLRPRRNGVVRAADLDARPAPSDFWALRDISFDVRPGEVVGVIGRNGAGKSTLLKILSRITEPTTGEITLRGRLASLLEVGTGFHPELTGRDNIFLNGAILGMRKAEIARKFDEIVAFSEIGPFIDTPVKRYSSGMYVRLAFAVAAHLEPEILLVDEVLAVGDADFQRKCLGKMENISQGGGRTILFVSHNMTAIRRLCSRCVFLERGKPNLVLPIDEAIDHYTSAYAASPGLVAIEDRERKLRRGRAARLLTLSIAGDDSQLAYGRPGYIEIAFDLKEPVDGLTVGLGFDTLEGQRLLTLDSDTHREPWKLGPGRHRVRVGLDYWPLQPGNYNINSAIYDGHNCLDAVNNCAIWEVHTSRADNVSDRGFGAVRPQPIAELVS